From one Catellatospora sp. IY07-71 genomic stretch:
- a CDS encoding M23 family metallopeptidase, which yields MRSRLVPAGLLTALALAACSSPVSGPVFAPAAAPAAAPSASPSATASPSVAASPSAPAVRYVFPVLGKTSYGRTHHDYQATDVMAPCGATVVAATGGTVLEVSRVDEWDPKTDDGADRGGLSVSLLGDDGVRYYGSHFSAIDGLIRPGVRVTAGQQLGKVGRTGLAGACHLHFGISPSCASTGDWWIRRGVVWPWRYLDSWRKGGAKSPVAEVTTWQAKHGCTTAPPPGA from the coding sequence GTGCGCTCCCGCCTCGTGCCGGCCGGGCTGCTGACCGCGCTCGCGCTCGCCGCCTGCTCCTCCCCCGTGTCCGGACCCGTCTTCGCGCCCGCCGCCGCACCCGCGGCCGCCCCGTCGGCGTCTCCCTCGGCCACGGCGTCGCCGTCCGTGGCCGCCTCGCCGTCCGCGCCCGCCGTGCGGTACGTGTTCCCGGTGCTGGGCAAGACCTCCTACGGGCGCACCCACCACGACTACCAGGCCACCGACGTGATGGCCCCGTGCGGCGCGACCGTCGTGGCGGCCACCGGCGGGACCGTGCTGGAGGTGTCCCGCGTCGACGAGTGGGACCCGAAGACCGACGACGGGGCCGACCGCGGCGGGCTGTCGGTGTCCCTGCTCGGCGACGACGGCGTGCGCTACTACGGCTCGCACTTCTCGGCGATCGACGGCCTGATCCGCCCCGGCGTCCGGGTCACCGCCGGGCAGCAGCTGGGCAAGGTCGGCCGCACCGGCCTGGCCGGCGCCTGCCACCTGCACTTCGGCATCTCGCCGTCCTGTGCGAGCACCGGCGACTGGTGGATCCGCCGCGGCGTGGTCTGGCCCTGGCGCTACCTCGACTCCTGGCGCAAGGGCGGCGCGAAGTCCCCGGTCGCCGAGGTCACCACCTGGCAGGCCAAGCACGGCTGCACCACGGCGCCACCCCCCGGCGCCTGA
- a CDS encoding RDD family protein: MSRLAGLAIDATLLAVASTLAAGGVPALWAALDGEPPGWLKATAGVIAVVLPAAYFTACWWMTGQTLGALLFGTVVRRTDGRHVGLLRALLRAVVGLAVPVLWLIGLVGVLTDDRRRAWHDRLFGTVVRYVDRRN; the protein is encoded by the coding sequence GTGTCCCGGCTGGCCGGGCTAGCGATCGACGCCACCCTCCTCGCGGTGGCGTCGACGCTTGCCGCCGGAGGTGTGCCCGCCCTGTGGGCCGCCCTCGACGGCGAACCGCCCGGCTGGCTCAAGGCGACCGCCGGCGTGATCGCCGTGGTGCTGCCCGCCGCGTACTTCACCGCCTGCTGGTGGATGACCGGGCAGACCCTCGGCGCCCTGCTGTTCGGCACCGTCGTACGCCGCACCGACGGCCGGCACGTCGGCCTGCTGCGCGCCCTGCTGCGCGCCGTCGTCGGGCTCGCCGTGCCGGTGCTGTGGCTGATCGGCCTGGTCGGCGTGCTCACCGACGACCGCCGCCGCGCCTGGCACGACCGCCTGTTCGGCACGGTCGTCCGCTACGTAGACCGCCGCAACTGA
- a CDS encoding MFS transporter, giving the protein MTATVSRTQTPEPAAPALHPRRWLALTIIAIAQLMVVLDATIVNIALPEMQHALEISDSQRQWVLTAYTLTFGGLLLLGGRIADYWGRKRTFIAGAVGFALASALGGLAWDGTSLFAARGLQGAFGALLAPAGLALLTVLFTDAKERAKAFAVYGAIAGGGAALGLLLGGVLTEYADWRWCLLVNIPIAAIAIFAAVPVVPESKAHGDTRYDIPGAIAVTLGLISLVYGLTKAAEPEYGWESGQTLGFLGAGAALLIVFLVIQKFSKNPLLPLRILLDRNRGGAYLSSTLTGAGLMGAFFFLTFYFQGTLGYTPVEAGLASLPVSAGVFISAGVASQLLPKLGAKPLMVAGAVLAAGAMLFLTRIGVDTAYTTHVLPGAIVLGLGLGFTFVPLSSLALVGVPQHDAGAASATLNATQQVGGSLGAALLSTFALNATTAYAESHMSPTADPRVVMGEAAVHGYTVAFAWGGGLLVVSALIITFLIKVRKSDLPTEGAVHVG; this is encoded by the coding sequence ATGACCGCCACGGTCTCCCGTACCCAGACGCCGGAGCCCGCCGCACCGGCTCTGCACCCCCGGCGCTGGCTGGCGCTGACCATCATCGCGATCGCGCAGCTCATGGTCGTGCTCGACGCGACCATCGTGAACATCGCGCTGCCCGAGATGCAGCACGCGCTGGAGATCAGCGACTCGCAGCGGCAGTGGGTGCTCACCGCGTACACCCTGACCTTCGGCGGTCTGCTGCTGCTCGGCGGCCGCATCGCCGACTACTGGGGCCGCAAGCGGACCTTCATCGCGGGCGCGGTCGGCTTCGCGCTCGCCTCCGCCCTGGGTGGTCTGGCCTGGGACGGCACGAGCCTGTTCGCGGCCCGCGGCCTGCAGGGCGCGTTCGGCGCGCTGCTCGCCCCGGCGGGGCTGGCGCTGCTGACGGTGCTGTTCACCGACGCCAAGGAGCGCGCCAAGGCGTTCGCCGTGTACGGCGCCATCGCCGGCGGCGGCGCGGCGCTGGGCCTGCTGCTGGGCGGCGTGCTCACCGAGTACGCCGACTGGCGCTGGTGCCTGCTGGTCAACATCCCGATCGCGGCGATCGCGATCTTCGCGGCGGTGCCGGTCGTGCCGGAGAGCAAGGCCCACGGCGACACCCGCTACGACATTCCGGGCGCCATCGCCGTCACCCTCGGCCTCATCTCCCTGGTGTACGGCCTGACCAAGGCCGCCGAGCCGGAGTACGGCTGGGAGTCCGGGCAGACCCTGGGCTTCCTGGGCGCGGGCGCGGCCCTGCTGATCGTGTTCCTGGTCATCCAGAAGTTCTCGAAGAACCCGCTGCTGCCGCTGCGCATCCTGCTCGACCGCAACCGCGGCGGGGCGTACCTGTCCAGCACGCTGACCGGGGCGGGCCTGATGGGCGCGTTCTTCTTCCTGACCTTCTACTTCCAGGGCACCCTCGGCTACACGCCGGTCGAGGCCGGTCTGGCCTCGCTGCCGGTGTCGGCGGGCGTGTTCATCTCCGCCGGTGTGGCCAGCCAGCTGCTGCCCAAGCTCGGCGCCAAGCCGCTGATGGTGGCCGGTGCGGTGCTCGCCGCGGGCGCGATGCTGTTCCTCACCCGGATCGGCGTGGACACCGCGTACACCACGCACGTGCTGCCCGGCGCGATCGTGCTCGGCCTCGGCCTCGGCTTCACCTTCGTGCCGCTGTCCAGCCTGGCCCTGGTCGGCGTGCCGCAGCACGACGCGGGCGCGGCGAGCGCCACGCTGAACGCCACCCAGCAGGTCGGCGGCTCGCTCGGCGCGGCCCTGCTGAGCACGTTCGCGCTCAACGCGACCACGGCGTACGCCGAGTCGCACATGAGCCCGACCGCCGACCCGCGCGTGGTCATGGGCGAGGCGGCCGTGCACGGGTACACCGTCGCGTTCGCCTGGGGCGGCGGCCTGCTGGTCGTCTCCGCGCTGATCATCACGTTCCTGATCAAGGTCCGCAAGTCGGACCTGCCCACCGAGGGCGCCGTCCACGTCGGCTGA